A genome region from Ptiloglossa arizonensis isolate GNS036 chromosome 4, iyPtiAriz1_principal, whole genome shotgun sequence includes the following:
- the LOC143146090 gene encoding uncharacterized protein LOC143146090, whose amino-acid sequence MQRSLIIACAAVLTLLFADTLAVDGVKGGHRSHQGVKGGRSNQNVAVNSTVQAGLCYKTIPYAVALVLNSTGEFPHNTLPSTNEGEATNGFITILDCCDGYERNLTSGGCEPCCKQGCFGGKCIAPDVCACPPGWFPQEGICMPYCDKPCQKDAYCFSPNVCACKLRYDEVNGECKPICPGGCKNGECVAPQLCRCKPGYAVQPSLETETCMPVCNNCRNGDCTAPGMCTCREGYINPQGDTSVCVPNCPEGCTGGDCVSPGVCKCKPGFSLDFARRCIPECPQGCTNGQCIAPGVCNCDPGYLLESVNKCVPHCPRGCTNGVCVAPGICNCNEDYTLDPNGRCVQDCPPQCYHNGERCICTPGRGTDPYIRGEPFPSPVSPSLCRYGCGLHGTCTAPNTCVCEHGFTVEPDTGRCMMQRTPQTEEPLCEKPCINGECTGLNQCSCNRGYTMNPNDPTRTKCMPVCVGGCPNGVCTAPNLCICNLGYKKEAGVKGRQRCVPAENRVASIGREQTVCDCECRTFKMLFKVVVLFVGFLQIVTIPRVYTTSSTKGLCTMRVSYLVSQYVPYTETYLKRIFNLFYKTKERLNYKKSYSTAYQTISICCPMYTRLNNGICAPLCTLPCVNGYCSSPGQCTCSQGYVKSKNDTCEPLCPATCQPGKCHKPDICTCDKGYQFSEHNTCEPICDVDCKSQNAFCSAPNECTCNESYTRAPKSNTGTYLNNSICEPICEDGLSICAHGVCAAPGVCSCDSGYFLTKDRCVLNCSAHCLNRGHCTEDNVCQCDSGYKLLPNGTDCEPVCESSCANGMCVAPNECSCDPGYYLSSNRTTCELIFCEDGCHNGECIGPNRCICNEGYSPVNASTCEPVCNFTCANGYCGAPNECICNHGYNFTKNYTNICEPFCEQFCGDNEICDAPNTCSCIDGYEIDIEKRCVPVCTSCENGNCTKPEVCECNEGYVPIESENKTVCEPYCENCNNGTCTAPGECSCDQGFAKGTGNETGGCVRVCENDCNEHGSCNVDNATCECWHGWTGPYCNESTFCVLVLHAEHTNVKIEDHMHDETITTLFESSPLCNHSCFDDIGNDTLNCNLYENKVACLTNPDLNCDTSTLYLTKAPNYVIMGGIAGTAIVAAGTVAATYLVIRNRKKGIAPTVSIQGQDMLLPEDDNL is encoded by the exons ATGCAGAGATCGCTGATAATAGCCTGCGCGGCCGTTCTAACGCTGCTGTTCGCCGACACCTTGGCGGTAGACGGCGTCAAAGGCGGTCATCGTTCCCATCAAGGTGTCAAAGGCGGCCGATCAAATCAGAACGTCGCCGTGAACAGCACCGTACAGGCTGGACTTTGCTACAAGACGATACC TTACGCAGTTGCACTGGTTTTGAACTCCACGGGGGAATTCCCTCACAATACACTTCCCTCGACGAACGAGGGTGAAGCG ACAAACGGCTTCATCACGATTCTGGACTGCTGCGACGGCTACGAACGCAACTTGACATCCGGTGGCTGTGAACCGTGTTGCAAGCAAGGATGCTTTGGTGGCAAATGCATCGCGCCGGACGTGTGTGCATGCCCGCCAGGCTGGTTCCCCCAGGAGGGCATATGCATGCCCTACTGTGACAAACCCTGCCAGAAGGACGCGTACTGCTTCTCGCCGAACGTGTGCGCCTGCAAGCTGCGTTACGACGAGGTAAACGGTGAATGCAAACCGATCTGCCCCGGAGGATGCAAGAACGGGGAGTGCGTGGCGCCCCAGTTGTGCAGATGCAAACCCGGATACGCGGTGCAACCGTCTCTCGAGACGGAGACGTGCATGCCGGTGTGCAACAACTGTCGCAACGGGGATTGCACAGCTCCGGGGATGTGCACGTGTCGAGAAGG ATACATCAATCCCCAAGGTGACACGTCAGTCTGTGTCCCCAACTGTCCCGAAGGATGTACCGGCGGAGACTGTGTCTCCCCAGGTGTCTGCAAGTGCAAGCCCGGTTTCTCTTTGGACTTCGCGCGCAGATGCATCCCGGAGTGTCCTCAAGGTTGCACCAACGGCCAGTGCATCGCCCCGGGTGTCTGCAACTGCGACCCGGGCTACCTCCTCGAATCCGTAAACAAGTGCGTCCCACACTGTCCTCGCGGTTGCACGAACGGCGTGTGCGTTGCACCGGGGATCTGCAACTGCAATGAAGATTACACCCTCGACCCGAACGGCAGATGCGTCCAGGACTGTCCTCCGCAGTGCTACCATAACGGGGAACGCTGCATTTGCACGCCCGGGAGAGGAACGGACCCGTACATACGCGGCGAACCATTCCCCAGTCCCGTGTCACCTTCGCTGTGCAGATACGGCTGCGGGCTCCACGGTACGTGCACGGCTCCGAATACTTGCGTGTGCGAGCATGGGTTTACGGTCGAGCCCGACACGGGAAGATGCATGATGCAGAGGACGCCACAGACCGAAGAACCCCTCTGCGAGAAACCGTGCATCAACGGGGAGTGCACCGGTCTGAATCAGTGCTCGTGCAATCGTGGATACACGATGAATCCCAACGATCCGACGCGCACCAAATGCATGCCCGTGTGCGTAGGCGGTTGCCCGAACGGTGTATGCACCGCGCCCAATTTGTGCATATGCAACCTGGGTTACAAGAAGGAGGCCGGTGTCAAGGGCCGGCAGAGATGCGTCCCGGCCGaa AACCGCGTCGCGTCGATCGGACGCGAACAGACTGTGTGCGATTGCGAGTGTCG GACATTCAAGATGTTATTCAAGGTGGTTGTGCTTTTCGTTGGTTTTTTACAAATTGTCACGATCCCTCGCGTCTATACCACTTCTTCTACCAAAGGACTTTGCACCATGAGGGTCAG TTACTTGGTGTCGCAATACGTTCCATACACCGAGACGTATCTGAAGAGGATATTCAACCTTTTCTACAAAACCAAAGAGCGATTGAATTACAAAAAATCG TATTCCACCGCGTATCAGACGATCTCAATATGCTGTCCGATGTACACACGGCTGAATAACGGTATCTGCGCTCCCCTATGCACTTTGCCTTGCGTTAATGGCTACTGTAGCTCTCCTGGCCAGTGTACGTGTTCTCAAGGCTACGTCAAATCTAAGAACGATACCTGCGAACCTTTGTGCCCTGCCACGTGTCAACCCGGAAAATGTCACAAACCGGATATCTGTACATGCGACAAAGGATACCAATTCTCCGAACATAACACCTGTGAGCCGATTTGCGACGTGGACTGCAAATCGCAGAACGCCTTCTGCTCGGCACCTAACGAATGCACGTGCAACGAGTCCTACACGAGGGCGCCAAAATCGAAC ACAGGGACCTACTTAAATAACTCGATCTGCGAACCGATCTGCGAGGACGGTTTGTCGATTTGTGCGCACGGTGTTTGCGCAGCCCCGGGCGTGTGCAGCTGCGATTCAGGTTACTTTTTGACCAAGGACCGGTGCGTGTTGAACTGCTCGGCACATTGCCTGAACAGAGGGCACTGCACTGAGGACAACGTGTGCCAATGTGACTCCGGTTATAAACTTCTGCCGAATGGAACCGATTGCGAGCCAGTATGTGAAAGTTCGTGCGCAAACGGAATGTGCGTGGCGCCAAACGAATGCAGCTGCGACCCGGGTTACTACCTCTCCTCGAACCGAACAACCTGCGAACTGATCTTCTGCGAGGACGGTTGTCACAATGGAGAGTGCATCGGGCCAAATCGGTGCATTTGCAACGAAGGTTACTCTCCAGTGAACGCGAGCACCTGCGAACCAGTTTGCAACTTCACGTGCGCGAACGGATACTGCGGAGCTCCGAACGAATGCATCTGCAACCACGGATACAATTTCACGAAGAATTACACAAACATTTGCGAACCCTTCTGCGAACAATTCTGCGGGGACAACGAAATCTGCGACGCCCCGAATACCTGCAGCTGCATCGACGGTTACGAGATAGATATCGAGAAACGCTGCGTGCCCGTCTGCACATCCTGCGAGAACGGCAACTGCACGAAACCCGAAGTCTGCGAGTGCAATGAAGGCTACGTACCGATCGAATCGGAGAACAAAACCGTCTGCGAGCCGTACTGCGAGAATTGCAATAATGGTACCTGCACTGCACCCGGGGAGTGCAGCTGCGACCAAGGATTCGCGAAAGGGACCGGTAACGAGACCGGTGGATGCGTACGTGTATGCGAGAACGATTGCAACGAACATGGGTCTTGCAACGTGGACAACGCCACCTGCGAATGTTGGCACGGATGGACCGGGCCGTATTGCAACGAATCCACATTCTGCGTCCTGGTGCTGCACGCCGAACACACGaatgt AAAAATCGAGGACCACATGCACGACGAAACGATCACCACCCTGTTCGAGAGCAGCCCGTTGTGCAATCACAGTTGCTTCGACGATATCGGTAACGACACCTTGAACTGCAACTTGTACGAGAACAAGGTCGCTTGTTTAACGAATCCGG ATTTGAACTGCGACACGAGCACCTTGTACCTCACGAAAGCGCCGAATTATGTTATCATGGGTGGAATTGCGGGTAccgcgattgttgcagcaggaACTGTCGCTGCAACGTATCTGGTGATACGGAATCGTAAAAAAG GTATCGCGCCAACCGTGTCGATCCAGGGACAGGACATGTTGCTGCCCGAGGATGATAATCTCTAG